From the genome of Longispora fulva:
ACCCGCGCCTACACGACAGCTCTGTTGTCCTCGGTCCGAGACTGGCGATCCCTCCCGGACGACGTGGCAGCTGCTGTTCAGGTCCGGATGGACCGGCAGCGGATCGTGCGCGAAGGTGTGCGCACATTCGCGCTGGTGGTCGAGGAGAGCGTATTGCGCTATCGCATCGGTGGGTCCGAGACGATGGGCGACCAGCTTCGGCACCTCCGATCCCTGGCGACGCTGCCGGGCGTGAGCCTCGGAGTCATCCCGCATGCTGTCGATCGCACAGCATTGCGGCCGGTTGAGAGCTTCTGGATCTACGACGAGGCGCAGGTCGGCGTGGAGCTGGTTTCGGCCTTCCTGACAAT
Proteins encoded in this window:
- a CDS encoding DUF5753 domain-containing protein → MFQTRAYTTALLSSVRDWRSLPDDVAAAVQVRMDRQRIVREGVRTFALVVEESVLRYRIGGSETMGDQLRHLRSLATLPGVSLGVIPHAVDRTALRPVESFWIYDEAQVGVELVSAFLTITQPREISLYAQTFGMLSDQAVYGADARALIASALDSLG